ctagtccaaatgactagcaGCGAAAAGTATTAACGTCACAGACTGCAAAATTCCAAAGTTTTAActtcatgaaataaaataccTATAATTTACATTAGTCTGAActcaaagaaaacaacaaactATCAGCTCACACAAGATTAATCTCTCCAACAAACCAACCACATCTTAAGTTGTTCTTCTCTTTTAAAAGTTCAATGAGTCAATTACTTCTGTACATATTTATATCGCTGTTTATTGGTTAATGATGAGAAATCTCATAAAGTTTTATGACTACTGAAGTGACTGTACAAGTTTCATCACTGTCTTTAACCTTAATTACAAATTTCATCATCACTGTCTTTTTCACAAGATTCATCATCATTGCCTTAACTTTAAATCAGATCAATCAGCAATTTAATGTGTCCATAGTTAGTTTTgaaaactttcatttagaaaaaaataataattgaaaaatatgagTAAATAAGGACAAAAAACATGTTTCATTGTCAGCAATCCATGTCAACTATAAACTGTGAAACTTCAAATCAAAGCAAATATGTATGGAATATCAATATGATCAATAAAGAGTCCTTAAGATTGGTATCCATCAGTTCCACTTTACCCCAAAATGTCAGAAAATCACAAAGTACGGTCTATGCAGTGATCTATCGAAATCTGTCTTAATTTTATTAACATTGAAAACAcactattgatatatatattcaattctTAAATGTAAATGTCTATATAGGGAATTACAATATCAAGCATTAAATAAATGCCTGAAATACACTGAGGATACAAATCAATTCAGATTTCAGACAAAGTTGTTGTTGCTGCAGATATTTCGAAGAACTTCATAACAAAAGAGTAATTCAATACCAATAAGTAAATTATTTCAACAGAATATAACAGTACTGTAATATAACAGAAACTATTGTAGCTTAACTttcaaatgaacattttaaaaggaatatttagattttttgaGACAGTGAACACTCGTAAATTGACACataaattcttttaaatgtcCTTTTAAAATGCAATGTATACATGACTTAGAATATGCACATAAGATTTCAGAAGTCTCCATTTTCAGTCAAATCAAGCTGTGTAACTGTATTATAACAGTAATCCCTATATAAAACTCCATTTCAGAGTGGTCTCTCAAGACCGCCATGTAGTAAACGTTACCTTAAATTACCTCAAACGCCAATGCCTTAAAAACTACAGATTTAtctatacatattttgttttaatttctgtaCAAATGTAGCTGTCAGAGCaaaattggttatttttttaattttcacttCAATAAAACTTAAATCAACAAGACTGAAATGGCACCGGCCTATTTCCTTTACTAGaggatttattttttcttaaaagtttCAATATTGACTTAATCTTCGATGTTAAGGTTAAAATGATGTAGCATTCAGAGTAATTTCCATCCAAGAACAGTGACTTGGAATCccaaaacaataaaaccatctCTCCTTATTAGGTAAAAAAGCCATATTCGAAATTCTTTAAAGCGTTTTAAGACAAACACTAACAGCAATGTATCAACAAGACAccctatataaacatattacaatataacatatgaCATGTCTTCCTTACACTTTGAATGTTTGATTCCAAGTCTGTTATCTTATAGCCAAGCCTATCAACACTGTTCCAATCAAATAGATCTCAAATAAATGAATTGTAATTAGAATTGAATCTTCCATAGGAAGTTCCACATCAAACATCTCCATAAAAGTTCGACCACAAACAAGACAGCAAACATTAACAAAGCACCGAGTGTATACCAAATATTTGGCATTATAACAGTATATCATTAAAGGATATCGGTACAGGATCCTGTGACAATCCAGTTTATCAAAGTCATAATGGAATCTTAAAAGCAGTGCAGTTTACTTACTCCTAAAAAACACCACATTTACTATCTTTCTCCTGTATCAGTTGATTCAGCACATTAACATTGCAAGTTGAGACTATTGAACATGATTCTCCTCTTATTTATGTGAAAAAGTGTGAAATATTGAACAGATGATGACTACAGAGGTAGCTATATTATGTTCCCTTCAAATGGTGGTATTAATACAATACACTGCATATTAACACTCAACATAGACTCCAAACCACCAGTTAGTGTGAGATACAGTTTGACAAGCCATGGTTCCTGTATACCCTAATCAAAGTGACACTAAGTACACAATAAAGTGGTTGGCATGGCTAAATTTTTCTATAAAGGTACCACACAATGTAACATGATttcttaaatttgaaaatttctgGAAAACTTGtgaaaaaaaaaggttttagaTTTGCACATACTATGTGTACCAGTAAGTTATACAGTAGAATCAATCAAGGCCAGTTCAGACATGTCCATCTATTATCATATTGCTACAGTACGCATAGTATTTGATAGGaatgaaacacattttttgtCCTTACACAACATTTTTGACAGTGATGAAATGCCTTAGTACAGTTTATTCTTTAGATTCATTGTTTTATGATGCAAGGGACACAAAACCTTAAACAAGCTTGAAATCTCACggaaatatttcagaaatacaGCTTCTGTGCTAGTAGCACTCAAAAATATTCGTAAGACTATCCAGGTTTGGTCATGAATGGATGAGCACTCATAATGTGTGTGAACCATAATCAATTTCTGTATCATAAATCTATACTCCTCATAGATGAGAGGATGAAGTCCATAAATGGACACTGTGACAATATAACACATTTGTGACACAAGGTAACAAATGCTTTCCGGTCGCTTCATCAGGATAGTGTCATGTTTCCATACAAAGTCCAAGTTTAAAGTGTGACAAGTGCACACACAATGCAGCATTCTGCCCACTGAATAAAAGAGAACAAACACagaacaaacaaatacataccaTTCCCTGACCTTGACCTCCCATTCCCTGTCCTTGACCTTGCATTGACCCCTGGTTGCCACCAGATCCTCCAAATCCTCCACCCATGGATCCCTCATTTTGTTGTCTCTGTTGTTGTCATGCACAAATGTTGTTACCATGAAccatattttaatgtacatcttTGATACAAATTCTTGCAGAGAGTACAACAGGCAGTACCATAGTCAAAGTACATTAAACtattttgtgaaaatatcaacTTAGCCCCAAAACTCCAAAATAGCTGGtataattttctgtttattctatatcatttatcattaaataagtTTTATAAGTCTTGAGGTACTACCAGACCAGATGTTTTGCAAAACAGCCATTTTGCTCCCTTTCAATAATGTTTCTCTCTAAAAATATTCAAACTGCAATTATGTTCTATGCAAAATATAATTTGTGGGCCAGATCctcaataacatttaaaatgatGTTGTTGACATAATGATGTCAATGTGCAACTTACATTTTCGATACCCATAGCAGCAGGAGGGGCTGGGGGTGGTGGTACAGGTGGAGGTCCACCAGAACGACCCCGCTGTCCTTCACCCCTCATACCGTCGCCTCTCATTCCTTCACCTCGAATGCCTTCTCCACGCATTCCTCCCTCACCTCGCATACCATCTCCACGCATACTGTCACCGCGCATTCCCTGTAggaatatatcaaaacatattaACTGAAGACAAAGAACAGCTAACAcattaatttacaaatatatgtcTCCTGCGGTCATTCAAATGCAATTATTGAAATGGAACTACATTATGTTTGTACTGGTGTTATCTGGATGGGCTGTTTCAGTTAAAATACTAGGTGTAGAGATGAAAGAAACCATAACTTCATCATCCACCCACTCTGTTTACAATGGGTTGCAGACCTTACACTGGGCTGCTGTGGTTGGTTATTTACAAGATAAAACAAAGTCGACCATCCTTCAAAACACAGTTGCTACTTACAATagttatgataaatatattttgtgacTTACCTGGTCCATTTGATTGCCACGATCCATTGGTCCTCGTCCTCCTCTCATACCACCTGCGTCTCCTCTCATTATCATCTCACGCCGTCTTTCCTCCTCTTCTCGTACCATCCGGTTTTCTTCCTGGCGCCTGAAATTATTGCCATTACTGACCAAATATACCCATTAAAACAATTGTCCGTGTTTTGTTTGGTAAAATGATCTTGGACCAAGAACTTTATTTCAAGATGTTCAACTTcattacaacattttttttataaatttatttaaacaactGTACTATTGAATATCAACATATTCATATCACAACACACAATTTTGTTTCATATtatgcattttacagagttttCTGTCTGTTTGCTCACAAAATGATCTTgccataatcaatacctacccgcatgCGCAGTCAACTccaatatgcaaagacagaatagttGATCATGAGTGATGctcatataaaattaatatggGATTTTTATTCTCTCAATTTTTTATTCCTtcagtatatatacaattatccTGCCAATTTTATTGTAGTTTTAATCCAAATTTGATGCCATAAACTCGTCAGCAAAATCTTTTCAATTCTTATAAATTATTGAACCATGTCCATGTGCTATCCTGAACTATTAAAATAACACTACATTAAACCTACCGCATGTCCATTTCTTGTCTGCGCCTCATCTGTTCCTGTCTCATCTCTTCAATTCTTTGGAGTTCTTCTTGTTGTCTTAACAAATCTGCATGACATGGAAAATACACATGTTAGTGTGAAATATTCAGGCATTTGGtgcaaattttttttaacaaatatacCACAGAACCTTAATGACTTTTGACTCAATCACTCCAGATACACTTTGGTgtgtaaaaattaaataactCTAATTGAACCAATTCATCTACCAAGTGaaacctgataacgtttgtgcgggactagtatctccagtggtgctGGAACAGAACTATTTGTAATTTGCCAGGTGAAATGATGTTAGCATGGGATACCATCTTTTGACATATTTTCAGCACCAATAGAAATAATAGTCCCACATAAACTGATCAGGTATCCCATGATACGTGAATTTGTCCAATGCAATGGAACATTTTTACACAACAGAACTTTTACCTTGGTAATTAGGCTTAGTTTTAGAAGTTATCAGACACAGAGACAAACGCTTTGAAAATTTATGAATcaattactaaaatatatacactattttatcaaacttgctcaaatatgtaattcattttatcaccctgttaaacattaattattcaCCTTTATACACATGCCAGAGAAACTTTTCCTTAAAGCTGTGATTTGCAGGCGTCTtcaatttaaaagaatttaGTTTGGTCTAAGTTAATAAATCTGCTCTTTGACTTCTAATTCACCTATGAAAACCCACCTGCTCTAATCTGTTCAGCTTGGAATTCGTACATAGCACCTTCCATCTCTGCCTCTAATTTGACCCTTGCTTCTTCCATTTCCTTCTTCACTCTTTCATGTTGTTGCTTCTCAAGCTCATCTAGTTCCTTCCATCTCTGTGCAAACCTGAATTCAAAAGATCCAGGTGGGGCAAACCTTGGCTCCTTTTCGCGATCTTTTCTGCAATGCTCATTTCTTGGCAAGAACTTTTCTGGCAAACCATCCTCTTCATCTTTTTGCTCCAAAGGCTCAACAAACACAGGTCTTGGGTACCTTTATGCAAGTAATGAAAGATAGCTGGTAAGACATTAAAATCTGAATAatttaccgtattttccggacaataaaccgcacctgtgtataagccgcagaggcctttttttacaattttttcaaGTTTTGTACACGTATAAGACGCACCGTTATATCAGCCGCACCCAAAAGTTAGGCCCAGTAATGgcgagtaaaacttacgattttcacatatGAATCACGACATAATAATGCAAAAACGTGGTCACGTTTTGGTTTTCGTCCCCGGATAAGCCGCACTGGTGTATTAGccgcactcccgattttcagggaaaaaagtcgcggcttatactccggaaaatacgaTAGTAATTTATCagtaccgtattttccggacaataagtCGCACCTGTGTACaagccgcagaggccttttttacgattttttcaggttttgtacacaCATAAGACGCACCGTTACATAAGCCGCAAccaaaagttaggcccatgcACCCACGCAACCCTCTGTGTATACGATCGATCTCTAATGAAGCACGGTAATGCTTATCGATCGATTAGAATCacgaaaactgtctgtaaacttgttctgtaaatgtataacaaataaaactcacaatgatgtaaatatctttagcaaaattgatttggtcatgtttctgttcgttgtttactctgccattacgtaagacttcttgtgtgtaaacaaacatggcggccgtacgaattcacgcttactctctctcatatttcaACATGCCGGTTAAAATACTTTCCTCAATATGCATAcgattttcttttatatctattttgatatacttcgcgtattaattatattgatgtgtataGGATTACTTTATTATCAAGACTATCATTAACCTAAAAttgacttcgtttagagtgttctCTCTCAACTTgccatcccatgatgcaattcaccgaagccttatttttgtaaacttccggatgtgatttcgtggtgtttgccgctgcagagatcgattaaatgatgttttatacgaCTGTTTGGTGCTTTTTAACATCGCTATAATGtcctatattacatgtaattcacactataaacttgactgccgattatttcattgaagtcacagcgacaggattctgagaaatacacatgttgaccgtgtgtaacacgtgtgcaagttatatttagcagtcattcagaagattgttttttccctgtctgcggacatttctttcactcaaataatatttaaataatatatttaacttattgtttgatatttgatggtttttgacgttttagttattattttcttggtaacgatcctgcagcaaatcgatagcgaaatcagtccgccattgtgttgtgactgtaaacaaccacgcttcagtcggccgattttccatgaattaaacaattttacgattgaacatgtatctggtacgttattatttttatctttattatattttcatcacatattatatcgtttaaacacttttacagtgatattttcgatgtataactttactaaaccgCTATTGTGTTGCGCTAGTAAACAAACACGTTTCAGTCGGCGGATTTtccttgaattaaacaattttacgaatgaATATGCATCTGATATGTAATCATTTTCAtcgttaatatattttcattgcatattttatcttttaaacacttttacagtgatttgttcgatgtataactttacaaaactggcgagtaaaacttacgattttcacatgtgaatcacgacgtaataatgccaaaacatcgtcagattttggttttcgtccacagataagtcgcactggtgtatatgccgcactcccgattttcagggaaaaaagtagcggcttatactccggaaaatacggtagtTTAACTATTATCATTCAAACCCTAGTAGTATCACTCAAAGATACAAGATACCAACTTGACATTGCACTTAATCAGACCCATTGTTCTACTATGCTGTTCCTCAGTAAACTGCACATTATACATTGGTATCAAagtttttcatagaaaaagtaagagatattcaaatatcataagcTTGAAACATCTGTGTGCATGCAATTTCAACACAGACTGAGAAATGTTCTTAATTCTTTAATCTAAACCAATAATTATTTGCGAAGAACAAATCTTACGCGGACATCAGAAAAACTCCCTCGTTGATTCTTTTCATAGCCTGACTGGCACCTGGTTTCCTAGCAAATTCTACAATGCCCTCTCCATTTGATCTGCCTCTATCATCAACACAAACGATGGCTCTTTCAATGTCGCCAAACTGGGAGAAGGATTGATGCAACAGTTCATTGGATACAAATGGAGACAGGTTCTTCACGCGGACAGCAGCACCGTGATTGGCAAATCTTACTCTCAGACTGCGGCCTTTCCTCTGTGTTCCATCTAAAGCAGCCTTTGCTGCTTCAGCATTATTTCTGTAATCCTGTAAAAAGTGAGACATGCTGGTCAAGTTTTTGTCTAGGTATGAATATTTCTCGatcttctttattttttttatctagaatATATAGGGAATTCAGAAAAAGGACAGGGTGCTAGGAAATGAGTGGTGCTGTGCCCTGCTAAGCTGACCTAACTGGAACATCAATATGTTAGACACATGTACCATAAAGACTCTATACTGTTTTAAACAGGTCAGAGAAGCCACCAACAGGAGACTTCCATATTGTATGTAAAGTTAAACCAGCCTATGTTTagtataattatttaataaagttGAACGCAATAACCTTTTCAACACACATAAACCGAGGTGCAAATTTAATCTTGATGGTTAAGAATATACTCTCAGTTTTCTTTCAACCACCATGGGTAAACCCCAATATGTGGGTTTCAAGATCCtaaagtacaatttacagtggattagtcccaccatccggtgattaCGACATCACCATTTGACATTACTTTTGTAACACCATAGGTCTAATAACCCAAGTTGGGACTAATCCGCGGTAAATTGCACACGTCTACCAGGCTATCAACCTCCTTCACCGTGTTGAAGATTATGTTGATATTGAAAGCGTGTGCTATGGTACAGGGAGTGTTTatattctaatatttacatttccgttttcactttcctatataaccttactaaccgggcaatcgtttacacttgcgtaaacgcagaggGGCTGCTGCGCAAGAACACAAACcaaaacactgacttccgcccttatgtgaatgcgcatccggttaggccCAAATATATGCCATTACAAGGGTTCgatatcaacatcagtttgaatacaatggaaagcattgtgttaatattaaaaacataaaaaaatgaaaacatggaataaatggattaaaaatgataaagttATTGTGAAATTGGATTTCATTTACTCCTGGAACTTGacatatgttcccgccaaattggagcaagctgtttcgcgattccatcaattactcagctgttccatcaatcatttaatgttgaaaaaacaaaggtttattcaccggaacactaaatttaaatgaaatggtcggttgaaatgtaaatattaggaatgttgtttactggtgtgtaaactgcattttttgtacagaaatTTCAACATGGCGCGCGCCATTTCaactaaatgtacaaaaaatgcagtttacacaccagtaaacaacaaaaaataaaaatcattccttgaatgtttaatttgatttaGCCGGTTTTTGAATTGTTAGCCCAGTTCTTATTTACAAAGCACCCCCCCCcctactcccataaca
The nucleotide sequence above comes from Argopecten irradians isolate NY chromosome 1, Ai_NY, whole genome shotgun sequence. Encoded proteins:
- the LOC138325341 gene encoding splicing factor, proline- and glutamine-rich-like isoform X5 codes for the protein MSEKTPTKAATPVKKDTTENKTPTPNKNKPPQDGNKHQDHPPNRGGRGGGHHHGGDRGGHGGQRRGGGGGGGRGRFNNNRNFSQGGGGGERHSNMQHKKQQDQESTEESSGPKEDLKFTGRCRLFVGNLTPDITEDEFKAMFTKYGEISELFVNGSKGFGFIRMDYRNNAEAAKAALDGTQRKGRSLRVRFANHGAAVRVKNLSPFVSNELLHQSFSQFGDIERAIVCVDDRGRSNGEGIVEFARKPGASQAMKRINEGVFLMSAYPRPVFVEPLEQKDEEDGLPEKFLPRNEHCRKDREKEPRFAPPGSFEFRFAQRWKELDELEKQQHERVKKEMEEARVKLEAEMEGAMYEFQAEQIRADLLRQQEELQRIEEMRQEQMRRRQEMDMRNGNNFRRQEENRMVREEEERRREMIMRGDAGGMRGGRGPMDRGNQMDQGMRGDSMRGDGMRGEGGMRGEGIRGEGMRGDGMRGEGQRGRSGGPPPVPPPPAPPAAMGIENRQQNEGSMGGGFGGSGGNQGSMQGQGQGMGGQGQGMMIACCG
- the LOC138325341 gene encoding paraspeckle component 1-like isoform X3, producing MSEKTPTKAATPVKKDTTENKTPTPNKNKPPQDGNKHQDHPPNRGGRGGGHHHGGDRGGHGGQRRGGGGGGGRGRFNNNRNFSQGGGGGERHSNMQHKKQQDQESTEESSGPKEDLKFTGRCRLFVGNLTPDITEDEFKAMFTKYGEISELFVNGSKGFGFIRMDYRNNAEAAKAALDGTQRKGRSLRVRFANHGAAVRVKNLSPFVSNELLHQSFSQFGDIERAIVCVDDRGRSNGEGIVEFARKPGASQAMKRINEGVFLMSAYPRPVFVEPLEQKDEEDGLPEKFLPRNEHCRKDREKEPRFAPPGSFEFRFAQRWKELDELEKQQHERVKKEMEEARVKLEAEMEGAMYEFQAEQIRADLLRQQEELQRIEEMRQEQMRRRQEMDMRRQEENRMVREEEERRREMIMRGDAGGMRGGRGPMDRGNQMDQGMRGDSMRGDGMRGEGGMRGEGIRGEGMRGDGMRGEGQRGRSGGPPPVPPPPAPPAAMGIENRQQNEGSMGGGFGGSGGNQGSMQGQGQGMGGQGQGMRQSRFDQQGGNYGGGNFGGRGGMGGQGGGMGGGNGGGGMQGGNMYGGGGMGGNMGGGRGGMNERRRQEAGGPRDDYGDMKRMRRY
- the LOC138325341 gene encoding paraspeckle component 1-like isoform X1; the protein is MSEKTPTKAATPVKKDTTENKTPTPNKNKPPQDGNKHQDHPPNRGGRGGGHHHGGDRGGHGGQRRGGGGGGGRGRFNNNRNFSQGGGGGERHSNMQHKKQQDQESTEESSGPKEDLKFTGRCRLFVGNLTPDITEDEFKAMFTKYGEISELFVNGSKGFGFIRMDYRNNAEAAKAALDGTQRKGRSLRVRFANHGAAVRVKNLSPFVSNELLHQSFSQFGDIERAIVCVDDRGRSNGEGIVEFARKPGASQAMKRINEGVFLMSAYPRPVFVEPLEQKDEEDGLPEKFLPRNEHCRKDREKEPRFAPPGSFEFRFAQRWKELDELEKQQHERVKKEMEEARVKLEAEMEGAMYEFQAEQIRADLLRQQEELQRIEEMRQEQMRRRQEMDMRNGNNFRRQEENRMVREEEERRREMIMRGDAGGMRGGRGPMDRGNQMDQGMRGDSMRGDGMRGEGGMRGEGIRGEGMRGDGMRGEGQRGRSGGPPPVPPPPAPPAAMGIENRQQNEGSMGGGFGGSGGNQGSMQGQGQGMGGQGQGMRQSRFDQQGGNYGGGNFGGRGGMGGQGGGMGGGNGGGGMQGGNMYGGGGMGGNMGGGRGGMNERRRQEAGGPRDDYGDMKRMRRY